The Eubacteriaceae bacterium Marseille-Q4139 genome has a window encoding:
- a CDS encoding LysR family transcriptional regulator encodes MELRNLKTFIRAAELGSFSAAAERLNYAQSTVTAQIESLERELSVSLFIRTGKRITLSAAGKELLAYACEMRDLEEKIKSHFTEGGEPAGELRLGFLESICASPYMEGISEFLEKYPKVRLKVTVGTTLQLIDMLKRGEVDAAVLLDKPVTEPEIRILYKRPSRIVFFAAAGGKFSGRGPVRLAELTGENWLLTERGCNYRKLLEDELAKRGLTLSDRLEIGSTAALIRLAAGGAGISLLPEFDLKEELAAGRVSEIPVEDCAMEMDIQILVSAERWLSPAMSRLCGEIAGKFDGE; translated from the coding sequence ATGGAACTCAGGAATCTTAAGACATTCATCCGGGCGGCGGAGCTTGGGAGCTTTTCCGCGGCGGCCGAACGGCTAAACTATGCCCAGTCCACGGTTACGGCCCAGATCGAGTCCCTGGAGCGGGAGCTTAGTGTCAGTCTGTTTATCCGGACAGGGAAGCGGATCACCCTTTCGGCGGCCGGAAAGGAGCTTCTGGCATACGCCTGCGAGATGCGGGATCTGGAGGAAAAAATCAAAAGCCATTTTACGGAGGGCGGCGAGCCGGCCGGGGAGCTGCGCCTGGGATTTTTGGAGTCCATCTGTGCTTCGCCGTACATGGAGGGGATTTCGGAGTTCCTGGAAAAGTACCCGAAGGTGCGCCTGAAGGTGACGGTGGGGACGACGCTCCAGCTCATAGATATGTTAAAGCGCGGCGAGGTGGACGCGGCCGTGCTTTTGGATAAGCCGGTGACGGAGCCGGAAATCCGGATCCTTTATAAACGGCCGTCCCGGATTGTGTTTTTCGCGGCCGCCGGCGGAAAGTTTTCGGGACGCGGGCCGGTGCGCCTGGCAGAACTGACGGGGGAAAACTGGCTTCTTACGGAGCGGGGCTGCAATTACAGGAAGCTTCTTGAGGACGAGCTGGCTAAGAGGGGGCTTACGCTTTCCGACCGGCTGGAAATCGGCTCCACGGCGGCGCTTATCCGCCTTGCGGCCGGCGGGGCCGGGATTTCCCTCCTTCCGGAATTTGACCTGAAAGAGGAACTGGCGGCCGGGCGGGTTTCGGAGATTCCGGTTGAGGACTGCGCCATGGAGATGGACATCCAGATCCTTGTGTCGGCGGAGCGGTGGCTTTCGCCGGCCATGTCGCGGCTCTGCGGGGAAATTGCCGGAAAGTTTGACGGAGAATAG
- a CDS encoding carbon-nitrogen hydrolase family protein codes for MKDLKDTCKIAVVQAEPILFDKAACTKKVLDLIGACAEKGSELIVFPELFIPGYPYGMTFGFTVGSRNEDGRKDWKRYYDNSIVVPGPETEEIGKAAKAAHAYVSIGVSERDAVSATLYNTNLFFSPEGELIGVHRKLKPTGSERIVWGDADRGYFPVADTPWGPMGSMICWESYMPLARAALYEKGVTLYISPNTNDNEEWQSTIRHIAIEGHCYFINCDMFFTKASYPADLHCPEEIAKLPDIVCRGGSNIIDPFGHCVTETIWDREGILFADLDMNLVPASRMEFDGCGHYSRPDVLKFTFEEK; via the coding sequence ATGAAAGATTTAAAAGATACCTGCAAAATCGCCGTCGTCCAGGCGGAGCCCATTCTATTCGACAAGGCCGCCTGCACGAAGAAAGTCCTTGACCTCATCGGCGCCTGCGCCGAAAAAGGCTCTGAGCTCATCGTATTCCCGGAGCTTTTCATCCCCGGCTACCCCTACGGCATGACCTTTGGCTTCACCGTCGGCAGCCGGAACGAAGACGGGCGCAAAGACTGGAAGCGGTACTATGACAATTCCATCGTTGTCCCCGGCCCGGAAACCGAAGAAATCGGGAAAGCCGCAAAGGCCGCCCATGCCTATGTAAGCATCGGCGTTTCCGAGCGCGACGCCGTTTCTGCCACCCTTTATAACACCAACCTGTTCTTCTCGCCGGAGGGCGAGCTGATCGGCGTCCACAGGAAATTAAAGCCCACCGGCTCTGAGCGCATCGTCTGGGGCGACGCCGACCGCGGCTATTTCCCCGTAGCCGATACCCCCTGGGGCCCCATGGGCAGCATGATCTGCTGGGAGAGCTACATGCCCCTTGCAAGAGCGGCGCTCTACGAAAAAGGCGTCACCCTGTACATCTCCCCCAACACCAACGACAACGAGGAATGGCAGTCCACGATCCGGCACATCGCCATCGAAGGCCACTGCTATTTCATCAACTGCGACATGTTCTTTACAAAGGCGTCGTATCCGGCCGATCTTCACTGCCCGGAGGAAATCGCCAAGCTTCCCGATATCGTCTGCCGCGGCGGCAGCAATATCATCGACCCCTTCGGCCACTGCGTTACCGAAACCATCTGGGACCGGGAGGGCATCCTGTTCGCCGACCTGGACATGAACCTGGTTCCGGCAAGCCGCATGGAATTCGACGGCTGCGGCCATTATTCCAGGCCGGATGTGCTGAAATTTACCTTTGAAGAAAAATAA